The DNA region caacattacgccctattgaaatgttagtcttaattttttttttcgagaagatcggaaaatttcacgaatgtttcatagttttacattgtaaatcggaccattagttcctgagatatcgacattagaaaattgtgggttgtttgggtgagacttagaaaacatcaattttcctgttttttaacctttgcatggcaatatctcagcaactaagggtcgtatcaacaaagttcagaaaagcaaaatattgagaattttctcagcttttcaaaaatatttttttcgtatgtaggcaaacatgggcactattttaaaaaaataaataactgcgactattttgaaaaaagttgcataaaaatggctttaacttgaaaacggtgcactttatcaaaatttcactaaagtactttttgattgcaaattcaattttacatcgaaaaatgaaattgaaaatttttgcgaccaatatttcgatttttaaaaatttggcatttgatgtcctctaaaacatatcaaaaaataaaaaaaaataaaaaaaagtgtttttgcaaatcaagttttagtgacaaaaagtgaaattaaaaatcaccaaatttttttaccgtgtatcatttttttttcagtgtagtccatacctacaactttgccgaagacacaaaatctgtatcatttgaaagaattttttgatcaatttgatcaaaaaattttttcaaatgatacagatttttgaattttcacatatcatttttgtataaacagctgccaaatttgtatggaaaattatatgaacgaactaatgatgcaaaatggcttcgctgggcaaaccgaaggcaccaaaaaagtttcagccggattaaaaaatacaaaaattaaaattaatgaaaaagaccgattccgtagagaactgctctattacaaaaattaaattaccatTGTTCAAGTTGAAAATAAGTTATTTGAATTCTGCGACTCAATtttagaccgagccacgtagcccagtggtaacgcttccgcctcgtaagtggtagatcggggttcaaatcccggctcggaccaacacaactggcgatcttttcccttctggaatcgattacttagtaaagggaaggtagtgtatcgtcacaaactggaccatatcacgacaccttagggaggcgacctatggaatgttaacactAACCTTAACTTGTTAACATATTAAGTTGAGAAtcaaactgccactgaatccgctttgtaaatgcctgCCCCGATAcccttcaagggtgttcccttcAGGAACTGGGAGAGATTTACTTTTTactcaattttagtcaaatttgaactacaaaatgcatttttcaatatttcttcaccgccatattggccgccatcttggaattcaaaattctaattaTCTGAAACGTAGggacttaagctcgacaatcaaaaatatgacaaactAACAAAGAAtccggataattgagtctggactgtaaaacAATTCTCTTCGTTTTCGGAAATCAACTTTtcgttatatatttttttatttgggtgaAACTGAAGTTGTCGCTAGAAAATTCGCGTCTTATTTCTCAGTGTCTAATTAGCCCCAAATTTTTCAATCGACAACGGTTTCCAAACTTTTGAacgaattttcaatgaaaatgtcaaaaaccttTGTGAAATTCTCCCATCTTTTAGaaaccaatattttcaaaagttctaaATGACggctaacttttcaaaagggcttgAAACTAATAATTTCGACTTTCTGAAATGTTAGTTAGTGATTTGTAGTTTAGAAAATATTTGGTTAAGGTGAAACGAGACCGAACCCCGATTTcataaatcaaacaataaaaaaaaaatggccaaatgtaaaaaactgcccaattttttcaatttttattttcccgtgtttaggaggtcattttgagcaactgttGTTTCacgaaaaactttatttctcttgttttatgttttccttgtttcatttttagtattttaatttgcgtttatcttgtttagtttatgtttgttcttggtagtatttggcctattctaccaacttctatcattaaattttgcctttctaatttGGTCGTGTTTTAAcagttaatttttaaatgttttgcttgttttttacattttctgttatAGAATGGcacaattatcatttaaatagtAAAAGAAAAAATGCGTAAATGCATGGTCTAGGACACATAAAACAagcaaaacttccaaccctgaaattcaCCTAAATTTGAAGAGTTATTCTTTCCAtgtctttttaaagatcaaaaattggttgaaaatatgatttttgtcgaattttaagatagaagcccgtctagaggcagGGTTTGGTTGTAAAGGGTTAAAAAGAGCAAAAATAAACTGGGCAGAGCCGATACCTACTGAGAATTGTAAAGACCCGATCAGTAAGATGGTTGAATAAAATCAGGCTGGCGAAGACGTTACGCGTTACGAGAGGGTGGGATCAAAaccgttttttttctgtgtactcaatgatgtaaaatggcttatTAGGACATCgatgaaaaaagtttcacccaaaacaacaacaaaattaaattgatcatattttttttaattattccaaaGCGTACTGACTCTTAAGGTTTTCCAATTATTTTTCTTGTTCCATTTTTCAGAATGTATAATGACAATTATCCCTATAATTTTGTTGGGAATCGTACCTATAACATGATTACgtgcaaaaaacatgaaaaaaaattaaacaatcatgcgaaaaaaaattatcaacaaaaataacaagaatAAAATCAATAACATCGAAACAACAAGCGAATGTTTGCTAATGTAACAGCTTAGAGCAGAAAATGATTCAAAGATACTCCAGAACAACAAATCAAGCATTAGAGTAGCGTAGCTTTAGATTTGATTTCAGTATCAATTGCAATTGAGACTCTAAGTATCTCCAAGTGTTGATAGCGTGCGaaatgaaatgatttaaaaGTGAAAGCGAACTTCTtattcaaagaaaaacaaagacTAGTACTAgtattttggtttgaaattGCTTCTAAAGTAATAAAGTTTTCTTAACTTGGCACATACCTGAACTGTACTGCGTGTACTGCTGGTACTGCGGATGGAAATTGTGTATCGCGTCGGTCATAATATCCTTCGGGTTCATGGTTTCCTacaaaagcaaaacaaagttAGCGCGACCAGCGATTAGGTCCAACTTACAATGTGTCCAAACCTTCAAACTGCTCGAGATGGACTGCATCGTCACAGAGCGTCCGTGGGCGTCAGTCATGCAACTCTGGGCGTACACCTGAAATTGAAACAAGCAGGTAATTACGACTCGATTACGTTTTGTGCACACGCACGCCCCCTCAAACCCACACTTACCTGATACGGGAACGCATACCGCAGGGCAATCGCCGCGAACAGCATTTCGATGCAGATGAAAAAGTTCTGGTACCCGGCGGACACCGTACCGGCCGATGTGGTCGAACCGCCGGCGTCCACAATGGGCGAGATTACTTCAGCCTTTTCCAGGATGGCCAGCCCGACACCTGATTTGGGAAGGAAGAAAAAGGGAATCAATTATCGCATCTTCGCGCTTTCATCGGCAATCGTCAATCCCGCTTACCTtgccagaaggacaggaaaatcACAGACTTGACGGTGCAGAACTTGAGCACCGGGTCGAACGGCGTCAGCAGGTCCCGCGTGGCAAAGTAGAAAAGATACAGCCCGTACAGGGCCAGCGACACCGAGATGTTGTAGATCACCGTGATGTAGATGTAGCCACCGTCAGCGCTGAAATTGGATTAGCATCGTTGGTTAGCTCGAAAAGGGGAGGGGGGAAACCGCATCATTAGGCACACCGGAAAGAAATGCCACCACAgattcaatttgcatttttgccATACCAGGCGAGGAAGACATCCATCTTGCTTCGTTTCATAAGAAGGTAGTAACAGATTTTGCGGTTGGAAAGCATGGCCATTGGTACAAACTAGCTATTACAATTTGACAAACGTTGCgataaatttgaaagttttgaaaatcggccatcGTCTATTTGTCGCACGAAGCACGGTAacactaataattgcaaaatcaATAACACTGCAGAGAGCTGTTGAAAAGTTCGCCCAAACCCGAAGGCAAACACACAGTTCCTTATCGAACTGTCGACACTCCTTGCCCGCAAAACAAGCCAATCTACGGTGACGATACTAGTTGCGTACCATCCCCTCCCTCCCAACCAAACTCACCTCCAATCACCGTCGTGGTAGTGCCCGAACGCCTGCAAAAAGATGATGATGAACGCCATCAGCGGCTTCACCAGGCAGAACTGCAGCGTGGCCTGCTTGCAGAACCGCAGAAACCCGATCGTGTACGTCTTGCCGGTGAGGCAGCACGTGCCGTACAGGCAGGACGACTTGATCGGCTTGCCACGGATCTCCGACATGATGTTGCCCTCGCCGCCGAGGTACTCGTAGCACAGCGACAGGAAGTTGTAGATCACGAACGCTGCAACGAACAATTAGTGGGAGATTTTAAAACGGTCCTTACAGGAAGTCCCGCCGTTGCCGTTGAAATTACCCTCGTAGCAGTCCCGCACGGTGAAGAAGTACACGTAGACGCTTTCCGAGTTGAAGAACAGCAAGCTGATCCACGAGTAGGTGGCGTAGATGGGCACGATGAACAATATCCGGACGATCCACCGCTGCTCCTGGGGGTTGGTGTACCATCGCAGGTGTTGGTAGATCTGCAACGCAACAGAGAAACGTACAAAACCGTTGGATTAGCATGAGTTATTACCGTGGGAAGCGTTTTCAATTCGTAAAATGCACATAAATATTAATTGCAACGTTCCTTAGTAGAACCAGTAGAACACAGCTATAATAAAACACCCCCGTTGGGAATGACTGTCCCCAAGAAGAAGCTGGATATCTTTGTATCACATGTGACGCGGAAAAGGACACTGCCGGTTGCCGAGTAAAATATGTGCTTACAAATCTCCCATTGGGACGGTGGGTGGGTTGGGTATTATTTCAAGGATTTCGTAATAGAAGTGACACCAAGGTACAGGACAGCTTGTTGCCTTTTAGGTTTGATAATATCTCTTCTTTTTTGCAGTAATGTTCATTTCACACTGGCGTTTCTAAAACATGTTTAAACATTAGAATCTGTTTCTAAAACTAACAACTGAAAGTTCGTAAACCATGTTTTGCCGTTAAAACATGTTTAAAGAACTAACTTTATCCACCTatttggttgatgccttcctcactctacCAAAAATAGGAAGGGTTTGGAAACAAAtttcagctgattttgttttagatccggaataaaaaagaacACAAATATAATgtatgtggtcataacttaagtggtcataacatgagacaggttgccagatcttcaatgtgttggactcgttggaaaagcgTTTCAAttatacattaaagtgagatccggcctcgaaaaagtacataaatatcacttaagttatCATAACGTGCAGGTTGTCTttctctagatttttttttctaatataatctaatctaaccctagcgcagtcagtctttcgagggcatcctggaaaatgcgtTAGGTTGATCAATGCCTAGCATCCCTGTTGCCGCCGCAACTCGATCGGCGGTGGAATTATGACGACGGAATTTAGTGGACTGTAATCACTGTAGGTTGGGACGATTCCGGAGAAGAAAAAGGCACTGACACTAAACTAAGCTAAAACTAtttatttagttaaaattagatGGGGAACGTCTGCACTGAGCGCGATTCACGAAGCTAGTGTAAAAAATCTGACAGCGCGCCTTTCGTCCTCGTCTTTGCGCGCCGTTTTTTCTCGTTCTCTTTCTTTCGGCGCTGTCAAGTTGGCAGCGATGCGTCGGCTACACGCTGCGCGTCGATTGCGCGTAGCCGGGTGAAAATTAATCACGTTCGGGACTGAACAATCCCCTTGttattagaatgcattgaaacatcacaaacgtaaagcggccaggccaactgcgtaaagttaaccgcaaagatgattcgttgagttggattgagtttgaacacgaatgttcaaacagcaatacagttctgaatctgcAGGGGAGGTTGTGTAGTGTGCCAAAAAATAGTATATTTCCCGTAttctgaaatgtttaaaaaaatagcagtTCTGTCTTTGTCGGATTCAGTTTTTAACGTTCTAAGACGGACTTCAATATGATGAATGAATtcgtcaaaaaacaatttttaagccAATTTTGAATCTTCTAAAAGCATTAGAGAGGAGCtgtacgttttttttaaagataatcttgagttttttggttttacttGTTTCATGTGACCTTGCAAAtgtcttcttttgacataggaaatgcataggagcaattctctcagatttcggtcattcgattttttttttgtattttttaatccgactaaaacttttttggtgccttcggtatgcccaaggaagccattttgcatcattagtttgtccatataattttccatacaaatttggcagctgtatgaaaaatcaaaaatctgtatcttttgaaggaattttttgatcgatttggtgtcttcggcaaagttgtaggtatggatggatatggactacactgaaaaaaaatgatacacggtagaaaaaaaatttgatgattttt from Culex quinquefasciatus strain JHB chromosome 3, VPISU_Cqui_1.0_pri_paternal, whole genome shotgun sequence includes:
- the LOC6044660 gene encoding transmembrane protein 184B isoform X3, producing the protein MSTEHPVVAAAMDLLNGTATSTAKPNVVGRMTDAPAALAIDPLISHVGDGIFLQTKTAQGLAGIFVWIALFITCQQIYQHLRWYTNPQEQRWIVRILFIVPIYATYSWISLLFFNSESVYVYFFTVRDCYEAFVIYNFLSLCYEYLGGEGNIMSEIRGKPIKSSCLYGTCCLTGKTYTIGFLRFCKQATLQFCLVKPLMAFIIIFLQAFGHYHDGDWSADGGYIYITVIYNISVSLALYGLYLFYFATRDLLTPFDPVLKFCTVKSVIFLSFWQGVGLAILEKAEVISPIVDAGGSTTSAGTVSAGYQNFFICIEMLFAAIALRYAFPYQVYAQSCMTDAHGRSVTMQSISSSLKETMNPKDIMTDAIHNFHPQYQQYTQYSSEVVSQQSYERL
- the LOC6044660 gene encoding transmembrane protein 184B isoform X1: MSTEHPVVAAAMDLLNGTATSTAKPNVVGRMTDAPAALAIDPLISHVGDGIFLQTKTAQGLAGIFVWIALFITCQQIYQHLRWYTNPQEQRWIVRILFIVPIYATYSWISLLFFNSESVYVYFFTVRDCYEAFVIYNFLSLCYEYLGGEGNIMSEIRGKPIKSSCLYGTCCLTGKTYTIGFLRFCKQATLQFCLVKPLMAFIIIFLQAFGHYHDGDWSADGGYIYITVIYNISVSLALYGLYLFYFATRDLLTPFDPVLKFCTVKSVIFLSFWQGVGLAILEKAEVISPIVDAGGSTTSAGTVSAGYQNFFICIEMLFAAIALRYAFPYQVYAQSCMTDAHGRSVTMQSISSSLKETMNPKDIMTDAIHNFHPQYQQYTQYSSGGKNSRGIRVSSYDPDDPSNQLTQGNGNGTNGGSLASSQQQGGGGRGAGYSSANQNSYIAPPTLGSQRKFMPTGGGGGSSGGTSSQKVATISQNYNEKTMLLSSDDEYQ
- the LOC6044660 gene encoding transmembrane protein 184B isoform X2, which gives rise to MSTEHPVVAAAMDLLNGTATSTAKPNVVGRMTDAPAALAIDPLISHVGDGIFLQTKTAQGLAGIFVWIALFITCQQIYQHLRWYTNPQEQRWIVRILFIVPIYATYSWISLLFFNSESVYVYFFTVRDCYEAFVIYNFLSLCYEYLGGEGNIMSEIRGKPIKSSCLYGTCCLTGKTYTIGFLRFCKQATLQFCLVKPLMAFIIIFLQAFGHYHDGDWSADGGYIYITVIYNISVSLALYGLYLFYFATRDLLTPFDPVLKFCTVKSVIFLSFWQGVGLAILEKAEVISPIVDAGGSTTSAGTVSAGYQNFFICIEMLFAAIALRYAFPYQVYAQSCMTDAHGRSVTMQSISSSLKETMNPKDIMTDAIHNFHPQYQQYTQYSSECPSPMRNFTTGQLQAAQYLKDYYQLREEELHSIDQNARIPDKFGHSCNLGSPF